The uncultured Desulfovibrio sp. DNA window CAATATCCTGCTCAAGGATCATATCAAGCTGTTTGACGACAACGTCATCGCTCCCTTCATCCGGGCCATGTACCGCTCTGCCTGTGGAGCGCATTCTTTACAGCAAGGAAGAGGCCCAGCGGCATCAGCAGGAAATGCAGATGGCCAGTGCCCAGGCCAACGTGCAGGCCCTCACGCAGGAACTGCAGAAACAAGGCCTGCCGCCGCAGGAGATACAGCGCCAAATGCTCATGCTGCTGGCCCAGCTGGGGAAACAGACGGGCCTGCCGGCCCCCGGCCTGTCCCGTCAGGAGGTGCAGGCGTTTATGGCCGGGTTTGCGAGGCGCCTGCCCCGCCCTCTTCGCCCCACGTGATGACGGGTTTGCGCTTGTGGGCAACGCAGTCGGCCAGGTAGGCATTGATCAGCGTCTGGTACGGCATGCTGGTTTCTTCAGACAGCTTCTTGAAGTAGTCCACAGTGCTCGTATCCAGGCGGATGGTGACCGTGGTCTTCTGCTGCCGGACATAGGGGTTCTTGATCCCTTCCGAAAAATCGTATTCGTCGCGCATGGCTATTTTCTGCTTGCGTAGGTGGCGGATTCTCGTGCCGTGGCCTTGCGGGCCGAGATAATCCTGATCTGTTCGTCATTTTCGCGGTAGCAGTGGCAGACAACAAGAATGCGCAGCTGGCTGCTCAGGCCAAGCAGCAGAAAGCGGTCCTCGTCTTCCGAGTGGTCCGGGTCGTAGATGCGCAGCGCGTCCACGTCCTGGAACACGGTCTGCGCCTCCTCGAACGAGACGCCGTGCTTGCGCCGGTTGATGGTGGCTTTTTGCGGATCCCAGACAACATCCATGGCATTTCCTTGGTATACCTTTTCTGTATGTACAAGGTAAATTATTGTCAATATCGACAGCCTATGGCCTTGTCACTTTGTCTGCTGATTTATAAAAAATTTTAATAAGTTCAATGAGAAAAGACTTGCCACCCCGTCGGGAAAGAGTGAACACACAACCAAGCCAGATGGCGAATTTCTCAATATTCCAAGAGGTTTTAAAATACTGTATCGCCTGAATCAGTGGTACGGTTTCTGGGGAACCATGGGCGACAAGGCCGAAACCCTGCCCGCATCGTGGCGGCCACGGGCTGCGAAGAGGACGAGGTGCGAGACGTTCTGGATAGCCGCCACTTTGCCGACACCGTCCGTTCCTATCAGGAACGCGACCATGCGCTCCATGAGGCCGTGACCGAGGGCATTGCCGAATGGCGCGGCTACCGTGTGGGCAAGGCTACCCGCCGGGGGTACGACATGCCCGAAGGGGCCGACTACCTCACCGGCATG harbors:
- a CDS encoding BrnT family toxin; this encodes MDVVWDPQKATINRRKHGVSFEEAQTVFQDVDALRIYDPDHSEDEDRFLLLGLSSQLRILVVCHCYRENDEQIRIISARKATARESATYASRK
- a CDS encoding BrnA antitoxin family protein, producing the protein MRDEYDFSEGIKNPYVRQQKTTVTIRLDTSTVDYFKKLSEETSMPYQTLINAYLADCVAHKRKPVITWGEEGGAGASQTRP